TCAGAACAATCACCGGCTTTTAAGCAAATGCTGAGGAACCAAAATCTGGGGGAATATCCTGTAGCCGTTCCGGACCGATCGCCTGCAGCGCCTCTTTGAGCGAAATATCACCCGTGTACAGCGCACGTCCGATAATGACGCCGGTGACTCCCACAGATTCTAGCGCCAGCAAACTCAACAAATCAGTAATCGAACTTACCCCACCAGAGGCAATAATCGGGATGTCAACCGCATCGGCAATTTCTCGCAAAGCCGGCATATTTGGCCCTTGCATCGTCCCATCCCGATAAATATCCGTATAGATAATGGCCGCCGCCCCGTGTTTGGCCATCTGCTGAGCTAAATCTGTTGCCAGCACCTCAGACGTTTCCAGCCAGCCTCGCGTGGCGACTTTACCATCACGGGCGTCAATCCCAACAATGATTTGGCCGGGGAACTCTTCGCACAACTGCCACACCAACTGCGGTTTTTCTACCGCCACCGTCCCTAAAATCGCTCGATCCACACCCAAAGACAATAGATCGGCAACGGCAGCGTAATCTCGCAAGCCGCCTCCAAGC
This DNA window, taken from Microcoleus sp. FACHB-68, encodes the following:
- the hisA gene encoding 1-(5-phosphoribosyl)-5-[(5-phosphoribosylamino)methylideneamino]imidazole-4-carboxamide isomerase, with product MDVIPAIDLLEGRCVRLYQGDYSQSQTFNEDPVAVAKQWVDQGATRLHLVDLDGAKTGALVNRQAIAEIVRTVSVPVQLGGGLRDYAAVADLLSLGVDRAILGTVAVEKPQLVWQLCEEFPGQIIVGIDARDGKVATRGWLETSEVLATDLAQQMAKHGAAAIIYTDIYRDGTMQGPNMPALREIADAVDIPIIASGGVSSITDLLSLLALESVGVTGVIIGRALYTGDISLKEALQAIGPERLQDIPPDFGSSAFA